Proteins from a genomic interval of Thunnus thynnus chromosome 5, fThuThy2.1, whole genome shotgun sequence:
- the cyb5r2 gene encoding NADH-cytochrome b5 reductase 2: protein MIPVLVAVSVLAVTVLYFLLRGSAGEKKKTQPVTLQDPAVKYPLQLIEKQEISHDTKKFRFGLPSSAHILGLPVGQHVYLSAKVNGSLVVRAYTPVSSDEDQGYVDLVVKVYYKNSHPSFPDGGKMSQHLDNMAVGDTIDFRGPNGLLVYKGNGQFSIRPDKKSEPKVQKFKHVGMIAGGTGITPMLQLIRRITEDPNDNTKCSLIFANQTEKDILLREELEEVKKNHPDKVKVWFTLDKPPQDWRYSSGFVTSDMIKDHLPAPSTDVLVVLCGPPPMIQYACLPNLDKLGHKTENIFAY, encoded by the exons ATG ATCCCTGTGCTGGTGGCTGTTTCTGTGTTGGCAGTGACGGTGCTGTACTTCCTCCTGCGAGGCTctgcaggagagaagaagaagacgcaGCCTGTCACTCTGCAGGACCCTGCGGTCAAATATCCTCTCCAGCTAATAGAAAAACAG GAAATCAGTCATGACACAAAGAAATTTCGGTTTGGCCTTCCCTCGTCGGCTCATATCCTTGGACTGCCAGTAG GTCAGCATGTGTACCTGTCAGCCAAGGTGAATGGCAGTCTGGTGGTCAGAGCCTACACGCCAGTCTCCAGTGATGAGGACCAGGGATATGTCGACCTTGTGGTAAAG GTGTACTATAAGAACAGTCACCCCTCCTTCCCAGATGGAGGGAAGATGTCTCAGCACCTGGACAACATGGCTGTTGGAGACACCATTGACTTCAGGGGACCCAATGGACTGCTGGTCTATAAGGGGAATG GTCAGTTTTCCATCCGACCTGACAAGAAGTCAGAGCCGAAGGTTCAGAAGTTTAAGCACGTTGGCATGATCGCTGGTGGAACAG GTATAACTCCTATGCTGCAGTTAATTCGCAGGATCACAGAAGACCCCAATGACAACACCAAGTGCTCTCTCATATTTGCTAATCAG ACTGAAAAAGATATTCTACTGagggaggagctggaggaggtgaagaagaaCCATCCTGACAAAGTTAAGGTCTGGTTCACGCTGGACAAACCTCCACAGG ACTGGCGCTACAGCTCAGGGTTTGTGACCTCCGACATGATCAAGGACCACCTCCCCGCTCCGTCCACTGATGTCCTGGTTGTCCTGTGCGGTCCACCACCGATGATCCAGTATGCTTGTCTGCCAAATCTAGACAAGCtgggacacaaaacagaaaacatctttgcATACTAA
- the poglut3 gene encoding protein O-glucosyltransferase 3, with product MVCKRSVDLVKPLQSGLLCRFIVLCVFISVNLPVSDSEGISPERCLIWGPGLNPDIVLPVRFFFIQAVNSKGENLTLSPGKDTFKVKISSLDNNEHIRVHVPPPLDRRDGSFLVRYRLYSTALKGLRVQVLHQDAAVAKSPYTVPGPVYHEYCDCPESDASVWQDVMQCPAKEPQILADFKSFPAVDLQQLREEVPRRFANRGGIIHYAIINNQLYRRTLGKYTDFKMFSDEILLSLTRKVRVPDVEFYINVGDWPLETRRADASPGPVPVLSWCGSTETRDIVLPTYEVTHSTLETMRGVTNDLLSVQGNTGPPWANKTDRAFFRGRDSREERLQLASLSKKNPELLDAGITGWFFFRDREKHVGKAPLVGFFDFFKYKYQVNVDGTVAAYRFPYLMLGNSLVLKQDSQFYEHFYSHLRAGTHYVPVKRNLSDLLEKIKWAKENDSEAQEIARAGQAAARELLQPSRLYCYYYRVLHMYSERQTGQPTQHADMELVPQPDDHTAVCRCERKSQKEETIVKDEL from the exons ATGGTTTGTAAGCGCAGCGTTGACTTAGTCAAGCCTTTGCAGAGCGGTTTACTATGCAGGTTCATAGTTTTATGCGTATTTATTAGCGTTAACTTGCCGGTTTCTGACAGTGAAGGAATCAGTCCAGAGAGATGTCTCATCTGGGGTCCAGGGCTGAACCCCGACATAGTTTTACCAGTCCGCTTCTTCTTCATTCAGGCGGTCAACTCCAAAGGAGAAAACCTGACTTTATCTCCAG gtaaagacacatttaaagtgAAGATAAGTTCCCTGGATAATAATGAGCACATCCGTGTCCACGTCCCTCCACCTCTGGACAGAAGAGACGGCTCCTTCTTGGTGAGGTACCGGCTGTACAGCACGGCCCTGAAAGGCCTCAGAGTCCAGGTCCTCCATCAAGATGCTGCCGTTGCCAAGTCACCCTACACTGTACCAG GTCCAGTCTATCATGAATACTGTGACTGTCCTGAATCTGATGCCTCCGTCTGGCAGGACGTCATGCAGTGTCCCGCTAAGGAGCCTCAGATTCTGGCGGACTTTAAATCTTTTCCAGCGGTcgacctgcagcagctcagagaggAAGTGCCTCGCAGATTCGCAAATAGAGGAGGTATCATTCATTACGCCATCATCAACAATCAGCTCTACCGCCGCACGCTGGGAAAATACACCGACTTCAAGATGTTCTCTGATGAAATACTGCTGTCTCTAACAAGGAAG GTGAGGGTGCCTGATGTGGAGTTTTACATCAATGTTGGCGACTGGCCGTTAGAGACCAGGAGAGCGGATGCCAGTCCCGGGCCTGTTCCAGTCTTGTCTTGGTGCGGCTCTACAGAGACACGAGACATTGTCCTCCCCACCTATGAGGTCACACACTCCACTCTGGAGACCATGAGAGGTGTCACCAATGATCTGCTGTCTGTCCAAGGCAATacag GGCCTCCTTGGGCTAACAAAACAGATCGGGCATTTTTCCGTGGTCGGGACAGTCGTGAGGAGCGTCTTCAGCTGGCCTCTCTGTCCAAGAAAAATCCTGAGCTGTTGGACGCAGGAATCACAGGATGGTTCTTTTTCAGAGACAGGGAGAAACATGTAGGCAAGGCACCGCTTGTTGGATTCTTTGACTTCTTTAAG TACAAGTACCAAGTGAACGTGGATGGAACGGTGGCAGCGTATCGGTTTCCTTACCTGATGCTCGGGAACAGTCTGGTTCTAAAGCAGGACTCGCAGTTTTATGAACATTTCTACAGCCATCTCAGAGCTGGCACTCACTACGTCCCTGTGAAGAGAAACCTGTCGGACCTGTTGGAGAAAATCAAATGGGCCAAAGAGAATGACTCCGAGGCACAAGAGATTGCCAGAGCGGGTCAGGCAGCGGCCAGAGAGTTGCTGCAGCCCAGCAGACTCTACTGTTACTACTACAGAGTACTGCACATGTACTCAGAGCGGCAGACAGGACAGCCAACACAACATGCAGACATGGAGCTGGTGCCTCAGCCGGACGACCACACTGCTGTGTGCAGATGTGAGCGCAAAAGCCAGAAAGAAGAAACGATTGTGAAGGATGAACTATGA
- the rep15 gene encoding rab15 effector protein encodes MGQTISKRSSRPFQNVTFHSTFKRDTSSCPPYYQNTSPGPSIFSTLRRAPVAKPNDFIPLFNDCISAASSRTQEYLLFKDPEDKFHPSPEVLTQVFLMTYISQSVNLNMTDIFNCTAMTPEQRILLGADWVWALLEKPTKNPRIQIAVQVLHLPEREGTNEGSVNPEICSESVQMAQMESSNKNMYERMVDFCTSIGKDCYALFLFFGKKSDTGNIYGVLSNNFEAAIGKCNKIDRAFIENFFKGSRYLHTPTGMMQAIVTKKEGDSLTLMIKFS; translated from the exons ATGGGGCAGACCATCAGCAAACGCTCTTCTAGGCCCTTCCAGAATGTCACCTTCCACTCCACCTTCAAACGCGACACCTCCAGTTGCCCCCCCTACTATCAAAACACATCTCCTGGACCGAGCATCTTCTCCACACTAAGGAGGGCCCCCGTTGCCAAGCCCAACGATTTCATACCTCTCTTCAACGACTGCATCTCAGCCGCCTCATCTAGAACCCAGGAGTACCTTCTCTTCAAGGACCCAGAGGACAAGTTCCACCCCAGCCCCGAGGTGCTCACTCAG GTCTTCCTGATGACTTACATTTCCCAGAGTGTCAACCTTAACATGACGGACATCTTCAATTGCACAGCCATGACGCCTGAGCAACGCATCCTCCTGGGGGCTGACTGGGTGTGGGCCCTGCTGGAGAAGCCCACCAAGAACCCTCGGATCCAGATTGCCGTGCAGGTGCTGCACCTACCTGAGAGGGAGGGCACCAATGAGGGTAGCGTCAACCCGGAGATCTGCAGTGAGTCCGTCCAGATGGCCCAGATGGAATCCAGCAACAAGAACATGTATGAGAGGATGGTAGACTTCTGCACCTCCATCGGCAAGGACTGCTACGCCCTCTTCTTGTTCTTTGGGAAGAAAAGTGACACAGGGAATATCTACGGTGTCCTCAGCAATAACTTTGAGGCCGCAATCGGGAAGTGCAACAAGATTGACAGAGCTTTTATTGAGAACTTCTTCAAAGGCTCGAGGTATCTCCATACGCCTACAGGAATGATGCAGGCCATAGTCACCAAGAAAGAGGGGGACTCTCTCACACTCATGATTAAATTCAGCTGA